The nucleotide sequence TCTCCTTGCCTTTCACGACCAGCATCAAGTTCTGCACCTGGAACGGATTGCCAATCGGGATCACCATGCGACCACCCGGCTTCAATTGCTCGATGAGCGGCGGCGGAACATGGTTGGCGGCGGCGGTCACCACGATGGCGTCAAAGGGCGCTCTTTCCGGCCAGCCAAAATAACCGTCACCTACTTTGACCCAAATGTTTGGGTACCCAAGCCGCTCGAGTCGCGTGCGGGCGGAATTTCCGAGAGGCTCGACAATTTCGATGGTATAGACCTCCCGCACCAGGGGCGAGAGAATGGCTGCCTGATAACCCGAGCCTGTTCCGAGCTCCAGCACGCGTTGCTCCCTCTTGGTCTCGAGCAGTTCCGTCATTTTCGCCACGATATAGGGTTGTGAAATCGTTTGCCCATAACCAATCGGCAAAGGACGATCATCATAGGCGTAGGAATAGAGGTCGGCGGAGACGAACTCGTGGCGGGGCGTGGAGCGGAGGGCAGCCAGGACGCGAGCATCGCGGATGCCGCGCCACTCGATCTGGTCGCGCACCATCCGCTCGCGTTCCTTGCGGAACGCTTCTTCGTCGGGGGGCGCGCCGAGAAAAAGAAACGCGACGCCCAGCGCCACTGCGGCGGCCAGGGGGTGCGCCCTTTCACTCCAACTTGGCATCGCTTGCATTATACGACGGGCGCAAAGACCGTGAGTCCCTCGTTGTAGGGCAGCCTTCGGAAGCTTCGCGACTGCGGAGAAAACGATGGCGCGCTATTTCCGCTTCCACACGCTCGCATGTCTCACCCGGCAGGGGGCGGAGGAACTGGCGGCAAAGATGCCAGCCGGGGACGACAGCCGCGCCCTTCGCGTGGTCGCCAATCGGATTGAGCGAATAA is from Candidatus Acidiferrales bacterium and encodes:
- a CDS encoding protein-L-isoaspartate(D-aspartate) O-methyltransferase, whose protein sequence is MPSWSERAHPLAAAVALGVAFLFLGAPPDEEAFRKERERMVRDQIEWRGIRDARVLAALRSTPRHEFVSADLYSYAYDDRPLPIGYGQTISQPYIVAKMTELLETKREQRVLELGTGSGYQAAILSPLVREVYTIEIVEPLGNSARTRLERLGYPNIWVKVGDGYFGWPERAPFDAIVVTAAANHVPPPLIEQLKPGGRMVIPIGNPFQVQNLMLVVKGKENRDLKIYNIMPVAFVPLTSGHKQPPRK